One genomic segment of Myxococcus xanthus includes these proteins:
- a CDS encoding YciI family protein, producing the protein MTLTTALLLLTLGAAPAQPAAKKFEFDRHYLVLLERVPGAKKLPEAELAQLQKEHLAHLTRMGESGKMVLAGPFDEQDDVGMRGACIYRTATKAEAKQLAEQDPMVKAGRLKVQVMAWYTEKGYLAFPKAPPVEDAKDVAKDAGK; encoded by the coding sequence ATGACGCTCACGACCGCCCTGCTCCTGCTCACCCTCGGCGCCGCGCCGGCCCAGCCCGCCGCGAAGAAGTTCGAGTTCGACAGGCACTACCTCGTCCTACTCGAGCGAGTACCTGGCGCCAAGAAGCTGCCGGAGGCCGAGCTGGCGCAGCTGCAGAAAGAGCACCTCGCGCACCTCACGCGCATGGGGGAGAGCGGCAAGATGGTGCTCGCGGGCCCCTTCGATGAGCAGGACGACGTGGGCATGCGCGGCGCGTGCATCTACCGCACCGCCACCAAGGCGGAGGCGAAGCAACTCGCCGAGCAGGACCCGATGGTAAAGGCGGGCCGGCTGAAGGTGCAGGTCATGGCCTGGTACACGGAGAAGGGCTACCTGGCGTTCCCCAAGGCCCCACCCGTCGAGGATGCCAAGGACGTGGCAAAGGACGCGGGCAAGTAG